A genomic region of Arachis hypogaea cultivar Tifrunner chromosome 5, arahy.Tifrunner.gnm2.J5K5, whole genome shotgun sequence contains the following coding sequences:
- the LOC112801555 gene encoding uncharacterized protein At5g01610 — MEKVLTKASSLKVGSSWITKKAKEEFTNISEDISTFSSTVEEKAKWIFNKLKGKPLKSLSDLLKEYNLPPGLFPQNIICYEFDETNGKLIVYLPSSCEVSFKDASVVRYATRVKGILSRGKLSTIEGMKTKVLVWVKVTSVTVEGYKSDKVWFTAGVKKARSKDAYDTPRDALRVSEF; from the exons atggagaaggtTCTCACAAAAGCTTCAAGCTTGAAGGTTGGAAGCTCGTGGATTACCAAGAAGGCCAAAGAAGAGTTCACTAACATCAGTGAAGACATCAGT ACTTTCTCAAGCACAGTTGAAGAGAAGGCAAAATGGATTTTCAACAAGCTAAAAG GCAAGCCATTGAAAAGCCTATCAGATCTCCTCAAAGAGTACAACCTACCACCAGGGCTGTTTCCGCAAAACATAATCTGTTATGAGTTTGATGAAACAAACGGTAAGCTGATTGTGTACCTGCCGTCTTCTTGTGAAGTGAGCTTCAAGGACGCGTCGGTTGTTAGGTACGCGACTCGAGTCAAAGGTATCCTTTCGAGGGGAAAGCTGTCGACAATAGAGGGAATGAAAACAAAGGTCCTTGTGTGGGTCAAGGTGACGAGTGTGACAGTTGAGGGTTACAAATCGGACAAGGTGTGGTTCACAGCCGGTGTGAAGAAGGCTAGGTCAAAAGATGCATATGATACACCTCGTGATGCTCTCAGAGTATCTGAATTCTGA